Proteins encoded within one genomic window of Sulfurovum sp. XGS-02:
- a CDS encoding glycosyltransferase: MSKIKRVFGVKKTGIDKMLKSLFMTIENLQPELILLGHSELIDGQFLGQLKSKYPNIKIAMWWVDWLKNLSSIQTKMDYLDVLFVTTGINDPTLKDIQKKNLKICYLPNMCDDSIEVYKSFEEKSYDRDLFFAGRLDTEREAFLTHLQKSLDPLKFDIFGNTKNNILLGSQFLQTIAKSKISLNLSRDHESPLYTSDRLIQLLGNGSMVISKRIPDFDMLFDDKEIIFFDTLDECIDLIKYYSANDEKRKEVACNGWTKAHKSYNSTRVAKFMIEAIFDLDYTEAYEWENECVKR; encoded by the coding sequence ATGTCAAAAATAAAAAGAGTTTTTGGTGTGAAAAAAACAGGTATAGATAAAATGCTGAAGTCACTGTTTATGACCATTGAAAATTTACAGCCAGAACTAATTCTGCTAGGTCACTCAGAGTTAATAGATGGCCAATTTTTAGGTCAATTAAAATCCAAATATCCAAATATTAAGATAGCAATGTGGTGGGTGGATTGGCTCAAAAACCTTTCTTCAATTCAAACAAAAATGGATTATTTAGATGTGTTATTTGTCACCACGGGTATCAATGATCCTACTCTCAAAGATATCCAGAAGAAAAATCTGAAAATATGTTATTTGCCAAATATGTGTGATGATTCTATAGAAGTCTATAAATCCTTTGAAGAGAAAAGTTATGATAGAGATCTTTTCTTTGCAGGCAGATTAGATACAGAAAGAGAAGCATTTTTAACACATTTACAAAAATCACTCGACCCTTTAAAATTTGATATTTTTGGAAATACAAAAAATAATATTCTTTTAGGAAGCCAGTTCCTGCAAACTATTGCAAAAAGTAAAATTTCATTAAATCTTAGCAGGGACCATGAGTCACCCTTATATACTTCTGATCGATTGATACAACTTCTTGGAAATGGTTCCATGGTTATTTCAAAAAGAATACCTGATTTTGATATGTTATTTGATGACAAAGAGATCATATTTTTTGATACCCTCGATGAATGTATTGATCTGATCAAATACTATTCTGCAAATGATGAAAAAAGAAAAGAAGTAGCATGTAATGGATGGACAAAAGCGCATAAATCATATAATTCAACCAGGGTTGCTAAGTTTATGATAGAAGCCATATTTGATTTGGATTATACTGAAGCGTATGAGTGGGAAAATGAGTGTGTTAAACGTTAA